GAGCGGGACCGTCAGCCGATAGCCCACCCGCTGAACCGTCTCGATGCGGTACGGCTCCAGCTCCGCCAGCTTGCGACGCAGACGGCAAACCAGGACCGACATCCGCCGTCGCAGCTCCACATCTCGCCGGCCCCACAGCGCCTCCTCGATGTCGCCGTACGGCACCACTCGGTCGACGCGGGTCGCCAGCAGGACCAACAGCTCGAACTCGCGGTACGTGAAGGGCACGAGGCGCCCGGCGATCGTGGCGCGGTACTGTTCGCGGAAGATCGTGAGGTTCCCGACTGCCAAGGGGCCCGCCGGCTCCGGTCGATCCGGCGCGGTTCGGGCCGCGGCGATCGCGCCTCCCATGAGTCGCCTCGTTCGCGTGAGCGCTTCGAAGGCATCGTAGGCGCGGTGGGTTACACGACGATGTCTGCGCTGTTGCGCGCGGATGAAGAACGTGTTACAGGGCGGACCGCCCCCGCCGGGTCAGACACTGGGAGGAATTCGACGACAGAAATGGGACGACAAAAAGGGGACGACAGAAAGGAAAGGTGGCGGGCCGCCTCGCAAACTCAGCGGCCTACTAAGGGAGGCCGGAATCTTTGAAGCCGACCGCCTCGTACCCTATGACACCCTGCGCCCGACCGGGTTCCCCCACGAAGCGGTGCCGCGCACGCGACGGAGACTAACCCCCTGCCACGTCCATCGTGCCCTCCATGCCTCGGGCCCGGTGGAACCGACAGTAGAACGTGAAACTTCCGGCCTTGGCGGGCGTAAGCGTTACCGTCACCTCGTCCCCAGGCCGCAATGTCTGGTCCACATTGAGCTCATCGATGGTGAAGGTGTGCGCCGCCCCGCCCTCGTTCTTCACAGTGAGCGTCACCGCCCCTCCCACGCGCGCTTCCAACGTTTCCGGCTCAAAATAGAAGTCATCAGCCTCCATTTCCACGGCGCTCGCCCGGCTGCTGGCCTTTGCGCCCCCTCCGCTGGGCGCGGCGCGCCCTCCGCCTCCGCACGCAAGAGCGAGCATCCCGGCGCTCCACACAGTAAGTACGAGGACCTCCGGTCGCATGAGCCACCTCCTCCTGCGTTGCTACCTGTCCACTGATACGTCGCGACCGATGGTGTGGATTGGCCGTCTGGCCGACTCGCCAACCGTCCACGGCGAGACTTGTCGAGTCCGCACGCCGCAGGTCCGGGTTGAGGCAGCGTGGTAGGCTGTTGGAGGACCAGCGTGACAAGGCGGGAGCACGATTCAAGGCGATGCCCACCCGGATCCTTGTGATCGAAGACGAGGCAGACATCGCGTCGTTCGTTCGACGGGGTCTGAGCTACAAAGGCTACGAGGTGGAGGTGGTGCCGGACGGCAATTCCGGCCTGACTGCTGCCCGTGAGCGGCCGCCCGACCTCGTGCTGCTGGACCTAATGCTCCCCGACATCGACGGCGTCGAGGTGTGTCGACGGCTGCGGGCTACGAGCGACCTCCCCATCATCGTGCTCACGGCACGGGACGACGTCAGCGATAAGATCGCCGGCCTGGACGCCGGTGCCGACGACTACGTCACCAAGCCGTTCGTTTTCGATGAGCTGCTGGCCCGCATTCGCGCAGCCCTGCGCCGTAGTCACCGACCGGACGAGCTGATTGAGGTCGGCGACCTGGTGATTCATCCCGCGTCACGGGAAGTGCGCCGGGGCGACCGACGGATCGATCTCACACCGCGGGAGTACGATCTGTTGGAATTCCTAGCGCGCAACGCCGGAAGAGTGCTGACGAAGGAGGTCATTTTCTCCAGAGTCTGGGGCTATGACGCTGAGGTGGAATCGGACGCCGTCAAGGTGTACGTAAGCTATTTGCGGAAGAAACTGAACGCGACCGGCGAACCGGATCTAATCCACATGGTGCGAGGTGTGGGTTATATGTTAAAAGCGTCATGAGCCTGCGCTGGCGACTTACCATTTGGTACGCCGTGGCCTCGCTGGCCACGCTAGCCGCACTGTTCTTCGCCGTTCGTCGCCTGACCGGAAGTATCCTTCTCTCCGACCTGGACAGTGACCTTCAGAACCAGGCTCACAACATAGCGTCGAATCTTTCGGCAGTTTCACTTGCGGACGCGTCCGAGCTGGAGCATCTCGTCCGGGAGCCCCGGGAGATTTCTCTCGGACCGGGTCGGGTAATGATCGTCATTGACGACAGTCAGGGGAACGAGCTGGCGGCATCTCCGTCTGCCCGCGACCAACCGCTGACGCTCAGCGAGGCCGACCTGTCTACGCTAGCCGACGGTGGCTCCCTCACTCGGTCACTGAAGTCGGCAACACAACACACGATCCGTCTCTACGCGGAGACGGCCCCTGCGAGCGACGGCGACGCCATCGTTGTCGCCGCGGCGTCCACGAGCGCCGTGGACGCCGCGGTGGATCGGGTAGAGACCATCCTCATTGGCGTGGTCTCCGCGGGAGCGGTCGTCTCCATCGGGGTCGGATACGTTGTGGCGAGAGAAGGACTAGCCCGGTTGCAGAAGGTGGTAGACATCGCGGTCAAAACCGAGGCGTTCTCGTTACTCGACCGGCGGATCGCGGCCCGCAACGAGCCGGCGGAGGTCCAGAAGCTTGCTGACGCCTTTGACGCTATGCTGGAGCGTTTGCAGCATGCCTTCGCGCAGCAACGCGATTTCGTCGCCAACGTC
This window of the Dehalococcoidia bacterium genome carries:
- a CDS encoding ATP-binding protein, with the protein product MASLATLAALFFAVRRLTGSILLSDLDSDLQNQAHNIASNLSAVSLADASELEHLVREPREISLGPGRVMIVIDDSQGNELAASPSARDQPLTLSEADLSTLADGGSLTRSLKSATQHTIRLYAETAPASDGDAIVVAAASTSAVDAAVDRVETILIGVVSAGAVVSIGVGYVVAREGLARLQKVVDIAVKTEAFSLLDRRIAARNEPAEVQKLADAFDAMLERLQHAFAQQRDFVANVSHELRTPLTALQGNLDVLLMDPSLDPEVRDHLERLSGETARLIRLVANLLSLASAEAGRRLDMRPVELDVVILEVYREQGTRRADVRLRLGHEDQARVSGDREMLKQLVTNLVENALKYSPSGAEVRLSLYRDRTLARLEVTDSGPGIAPEDLPHIFERFYRGKNAARAGGTGLGLAIAHWVATAHGGRIDVESALGKGTTFRVWLPLAEAAGPRDSTRL
- a CDS encoding cupredoxin domain-containing protein encodes the protein MRPEVLVLTVWSAGMLALACGGGGRAAPSGGGAKASSRASAVEMEADDFYFEPETLEARVGGAVTLTVKNEGGAAHTFTIDELNVDQTLRPGDEVTVTLTPAKAGSFTFYCRFHRARGMEGTMDVAGG
- a CDS encoding response regulator transcription factor produces the protein MEDQRDKAGARFKAMPTRILVIEDEADIASFVRRGLSYKGYEVEVVPDGNSGLTAARERPPDLVLLDLMLPDIDGVEVCRRLRATSDLPIIVLTARDDVSDKIAGLDAGADDYVTKPFVFDELLARIRAALRRSHRPDELIEVGDLVIHPASREVRRGDRRIDLTPREYDLLEFLARNAGRVLTKEVIFSRVWGYDAEVESDAVKVYVSYLRKKLNATGEPDLIHMVRGVGYMLKAS
- a CDS encoding helix-turn-helix domain-containing protein, translating into MAVGNLTIFREQYRATIAGRLVPFTYREFELLVLLATRVDRVVPYGDIEEALWGRRDVELRRRMSVLVCRLRRKLAELEPYRIETVQRVGYRLTVPLAASPPRRGHGAGRRSARRR